From Myxococcus xanthus, a single genomic window includes:
- a CDS encoding ABC transporter ATP-binding protein has translation MAPRPSPHVYRRLLGYLRPYRLLLAAGVGASVAAAIATSAYAWVVGPLLRALLTHEPVTVAGVSLPGDALLKRLPLLVVAVAIVKATAQFLQGGLMQRLGQRVMADLRGFLYGRLLGQPPAFFERRHSGELLARFTADVPLVEFSVTQALTSYVKDGLQIIALLVTCFLIDKTLFLFTFVVVPVTVLPINRFARSLKKVATRSQERLGSLTALTAEQLQNLPVVQAFRGQPRALEAFEVEADKYLGEMRRSLFLRGAVSPTVELLGIAGVAMAVAWGARAVAADPALAGRLLSFMAAALLLYQPVKSLSGTLSQVLTGMAAAERLFAMADEPSAPDVGDAAGPLSRELRLEGVRATYADGREALRGVDLVVPAGARVALVGPSGAGKTTLFSVLLGFLPTSGGQVLWDGAPLTALQPSSVRGQVAWVPQEPVLFSGTVRHNLRLGRPEATDEELWEALRLAHADDFVRSLPGGLDELVGERGGRLSGGQRQRLVLARAFLCRPSLLLLDEPTSALDAASEAAVGEGLVALMKGRTVLVIAHRLSTVRDADLIAVVEAGRVVEAGTHAELLALRGRYTQLLGEGAVAA, from the coding sequence GTGGCTCCCCGTCCTTCTCCTCACGTCTATCGTCGGCTCCTCGGCTACCTCCGCCCGTACCGGCTGCTGCTCGCCGCGGGTGTAGGCGCGTCCGTGGCCGCGGCCATCGCCACGTCCGCCTATGCCTGGGTGGTGGGCCCCCTGCTGCGCGCGCTGCTCACCCACGAGCCCGTCACCGTCGCCGGGGTATCCCTGCCGGGAGACGCCCTGCTCAAGCGGCTGCCCCTGCTCGTCGTGGCAGTGGCCATCGTGAAGGCCACCGCGCAGTTCCTCCAGGGCGGGCTGATGCAGCGGCTGGGACAGCGCGTGATGGCGGACCTGCGCGGGTTCCTCTACGGACGGCTGCTCGGCCAGCCGCCCGCGTTCTTCGAGCGGCGGCACTCCGGTGAGCTGCTGGCGCGCTTCACCGCGGACGTGCCCCTGGTCGAGTTCTCCGTGACGCAGGCGCTCACGTCCTACGTGAAGGACGGGCTGCAAATCATCGCGCTGCTCGTCACCTGCTTCCTCATCGACAAGACGCTGTTCCTCTTCACCTTCGTCGTCGTGCCAGTGACGGTGCTGCCCATCAACCGCTTCGCGCGCTCACTGAAGAAGGTGGCCACGCGCTCGCAGGAGCGGCTGGGCTCGCTGACGGCGCTCACCGCCGAGCAGCTCCAGAACCTGCCCGTGGTGCAGGCCTTCCGCGGACAGCCGCGGGCGCTGGAGGCCTTCGAGGTGGAGGCGGACAAGTACCTGGGGGAGATGCGCCGCTCGCTCTTCCTGCGCGGCGCGGTGAGCCCCACGGTGGAGCTCCTGGGCATCGCCGGCGTGGCCATGGCGGTGGCCTGGGGCGCGCGCGCGGTGGCGGCGGACCCTGCGTTGGCGGGGCGGCTGCTCTCCTTCATGGCCGCCGCGTTGCTGCTGTACCAGCCCGTGAAGTCGCTCAGCGGCACGCTGTCGCAGGTGCTGACGGGCATGGCCGCCGCGGAGCGCCTCTTCGCCATGGCGGACGAGCCGTCCGCGCCGGACGTGGGCGACGCCGCCGGGCCGCTGTCGCGCGAGCTGAGGCTGGAAGGCGTGCGGGCCACCTACGCGGACGGGCGCGAGGCGCTGCGCGGGGTGGACCTGGTGGTGCCCGCTGGCGCGCGCGTGGCGCTGGTGGGGCCCTCCGGCGCGGGCAAGACGACGCTGTTCTCCGTGCTGCTGGGCTTCTTGCCCACGTCGGGCGGACAGGTGCTGTGGGACGGGGCGCCGCTGACGGCGCTCCAGCCTTCCAGCGTGCGCGGCCAGGTGGCGTGGGTGCCCCAGGAGCCGGTGCTCTTCTCCGGCACCGTGCGGCACAACCTCCGCCTGGGCCGGCCCGAGGCGACGGACGAGGAGCTGTGGGAAGCGCTGCGGCTGGCGCACGCGGACGACTTCGTCCGCTCGCTTCCCGGCGGCCTGGATGAGTTGGTGGGCGAGCGCGGCGGCCGGTTGTCCGGCGGACAGCGGCAGCGGCTGGTGCTGGCGCGGGCCTTCCTGTGCCGCCCGTCGCTGCTGCTGCTGGACGAGCCCACCAGCGCGCTCGACGCGGCGAGCGAGGCCGCGGTGGGGGAAGGCCTGGTGGCCCTGATGAAGGGGCGCACGGTGCTCGTCATCGCGCACCGGCTGTCCACGGTGCGTGACGCGGACCTGATTGCCGTGGTGGAGGCCGGCCGCGTGGTGGAGGCCGGCACCCACGCGGAGCTGCTCGCCCTGCGGGGCCGGTACACGCAGCTCCTGGGCGAAGGCGCCGTCGCGGCGTGA